The window TCAAAATGGGCGCGACAAATATGCACGAGCAATTAAGACATTTGAAAGTAATAGACAGTAGGACAAATTGAGGGGGATGTACTATGTCTGACACTGCGCAACCATCATTTAAAGATAAAATGATGAAGATACTAGGCAAGTTCTCAGGTTCACGTTTTGTACGTGCAATTATGGGTGCTGGTTATTCGATTATTGCCTTTTCTATCATTGGATCAATGTTTTTGGTCTTAACAGTTTTGACTCAAGTTATTACTGCTAAAGGATTTGTAGATTTTTACAATAATACATTTGGACGTTTTAACAATATTTATACTGTTATTTACAACGCCACCATGGGTATTATCGCAATTTACTTTGCTGGATCATTTGCTTATAACTATGCAGATATTTACCGTAAAGAAGAGAATTTATTGCTTGATCCATTGAACGCAGTTTTCTTAACTTTAATGGGCTTATTCATTACCGTTCCACAATTAGTATGGAAGGGTGGTAACACTGTCTTTGTTAACATTTTAAAGAAAGATAATGTTATTGCCGGTGGTTATGGCGTTTCTGGTTCTGGGTTAACTAGAATTGGTGCTACAGGTATCTTTACTGGTTTAATCGTTGCCTGGTTAACTGTTCAAATTTATCGTTTCTGTATTAAACACAATTGGCGAATTAAAATGCCAGCATCTGTTCCATCAGGTGTTGCTAACTCATTTACTGCTTTGATTCCTGGTTTTGTGATTGCGATTGTCATTGCTTTAATTGACGTTATCTTAATTGTTCTTGGTACAGATATTTTCCAATTATTGTTTATTCCATTCTCATTTGTTTCAAACATTGCTAATACCTGGTGGGGAGTTTTGATTATCTTCTTCCTGATTCACTTCTTATGGTGGTTTGGTATTCACGGTGCGACTATTATTTCAAGTTTCTACCAAGCAATTGTTTTATCAAACATGGCTGCTAATGCTTCTGGTGCTCACTATGTATTTGCAGGTGAATTCGCAAACGCATTCGTAATTATGGGGGGATCAGGAGCTACCTTGGGTATGGCACTCTGGATGGCTTTTGCTTCTAGATCTAAACAATTACGAGAACTTGGTAAACTTGAAGCTGTTCCTGCTGTATTTAACATTAACGAACCTTTACTATTTGGTTTGCCAATTGTTTATAACGTACGTTTATTTGTTCCATTCTTATTAGCACCTATGACTTGTTCAATGGTTGCTTATGCAGCTATTGCAACTCACTTAGTACCTAAGATTATTGTTCAACAACCATGGCCAATTCCTGTAGGTATTGGTGGTATGATGGCCACTGCTAGTTGGCAAGGTGCTGTTTTAGCTTTAGTCAATGCTATAGTTGCATTCTTAATTTGGTATCCATTCATTAAGCATTACGACAATGAATTGCTTAAGAAAGAGCAAGCTGGTGCTGAGAAAGCTTAATTATAAAATATAGACTTTGAAAATTCTCATAGTTAAAATATAACTATGAGAATTTTTCATTTAGGGATGTAAATAATGAAGAAATATGAATTAGTTGCGGATAAAATAAAAGATTATATTACTGAAAAGCAACTTCATCATGGTGATAAATTGCCAACTATAACTGACTTAATGAAGAAATATCAAGTCGGAAAATCAACTATTTTGCAGGCAATTACTTTACTTACGCAGCGAGGGATTGTCTATAAGGTGCAAGGGTCAGGCGTCTTCGTTAGGCCTACCGGGCAAGATGGTTATATGTCTCTAACAGACAATGCTGGTTTTGCCCATGTATTAAAAAAGCCTACTACGGAAGTAATCGAGTTTTCGGAGAAGAAGGCACCTAAGCCAATCAGTGAACATCTTCATTCTAATGAAGAATGCTACTTTATTAAAAGATTGCGCAAACAAGATGGTAAGCCCTTTGTCTTAGAAGAGTCATATTATCGTAAAAGTATAATTCCCTTCATGAGTAAAGAAATCGCAGAAGGCTCAATTTTTGATTACATCCGAGAAGGACTAAAGAAAGAAATTCGGTTTTCTGATAAGTATATGCGTGTTAGAAAATTAACTGCTGACGAGGCAAAATACCTTGAATTAAAAGAAGGAGATCCTTGTTTAGAAGTCTATGATACCTTCTATTTAGCTAATGGAACTGCTTTTGATAGTTCTAAATTGGTTTATAATTACAAAAACTCTAAATTTTACGATCAAAGTTCTGATGATATTATTTAACAAAAATAGCCCTAATCTCGAAATATTGAGACTAGGGCTATTGTTATTTGGCGTAAGCTAACACATTATTCTTCATTTGCTTTAGTTGTTTTTTAGCACCTTGTTTTAACTGCCAGTTGTAAAACCAGGTACCAAGATTAGAATGTTTTTTTTCATCAAAACTAAGAACGTCTTCTTTAAAAGTGATCTGACAGCCACGATCATTGTCTTCTAAATAATAAGCAATTTTAACATCTAGCTTAGAAGATTTAAAAATTGAAACGTATTTTTTACCGAATTCGTACTCAGTGATTTCGGCTTTCACGTTTCCTTGCTGATAGGTAGTTCCTGCAGCAATTTTGACAGGTAGATCATTATCACGCGTTCTTTTAATAGCTTGTAATAGCTTGCGTGAGCTGCATATTAAGGTAATTGAAGAAGTCTTTTGCTTTAAACTTGGCTTGGTCTGTAATTGTAATCATTTTTTGTCTTTCTAACTCTTAACTTGTTAAAAAAATAGAGCCTAGAAAATGCTAGGTTCTATTTTTATTTTAGTCTAAATCTTTACCATGGGATGCAATAACCTTTTTATACCAGTTAAATGAATCCTTAGGATATCTCTTCAAGGAACCGTTGCCTTTATCGTCGCGGTCTACATAAACAAAACCGTAGCGTTTCTTCATTTCACCGGTTCCGTTTGATACTAAATCAATTGCTGACCACATAGTGTAGCCCATTAGTGGAATTCCGTCTTCGTTAACTGCTTCTTCCATTGATTTAATTTGAGCACGTAGGTAGTTAATGCGGTAGTCATCATGAACCTTATGATCTTTAGTTAATTCATCGCCCCAACCAAGACCATTTTCAACAATAAATAGTGGCTTGTGGTATCTATCCCAGAGATCATTTAAAGCAATTCTTAAAACGTCAGGGTCTGTTGCCCAGCCCCAAGCATTATAGTCAAGGTACGGGTTCTTAACGCCACCTGCTGACATATTGCCGTTTGCTTTAGCGTCCGCTTCATGCGTTGTTAAGACATTAGATGTGTAGCAAGAGAAACTTAAGAAGTCAACCGGATATTTCTCGATTAGTTCGTAATCTTCTGGGCGATCATCTAATTTAATGCCATCTCGTTCATATTCTTTAAGACGGTATTCAGGATAGCGGCCACCTGTTTGAACGTCAGAATAGAAAAGCATTTCTTGCTTAGCTTTCATGACTAAAAGCTGATCTGCGGGGTCTGATGTATATGGATAGTAAGCAGAGTAGGCGAGCATTTGACCAACTTGATTATTTTTATCAATTTCATGCGCTAATTTAACAACTTTGCTGCTGGCTACAAATTGATTGTGAGCTCCTTGAGCACGATTTTGCTTGCTCCCATCAATTAAGCCTCCACCCATATAAGGAGCCATGTCCATGGCATTAATTTCATTAAAAGTCAGCCAGTATTTAACTTTACCCTTGTAGTGGTTCATAACGATGTCTGCGTAGTGAACGAAGATATCGATCATTTTTCTATCTTTCCAGCCACCAAAGCGATTAATCAAAGATAGGGGAGTTTCATAGTGCGAAAGGGTAACAAGTGGCTCAATTCCGTACTTAGCACATTCATCAAAGACCTTGTCATAGAAAGCTAAACCTTCTTTATTTGGCTCTTGGTCGTCTCCATTTGGCAAAATACGCGACCAATTTAGAGATAAACGGAACATATTAAAGCCCATCTCAGCCATATATTTAATATCTTCTTGATAATGATGGTAAAAATCAGTTCCTTCATGGCTAGGATAGTAATAGTTATCTAAAAGTGCTGGTTTTGCACCATCAGGTAATTTGAATTCTTTACCCCAAGTCATTGGAGTGACGCCTGTTTTACCATCGTTTGTTTTCCAAGTTACTTTTCTTGGCTCAGTAGCAGAACCATTAGTCAAAACATCAATAGCGTTTAGTCCCTTGCCGCCTTCGTTATAGCCACCTTCATATTGGTTAGCAGCACTAGCGCCACCCCAATAAAAATTCTTTGGCATTGAGTAGGTTTTAGTCATTATTTTTCCTTTCTTTATTTGTTTAAATTTATAAAAAAAGTTCTAGACTTGCTCTAGAACTTTTACTTAAAAGCTGCTTGTCTCTACAACGACATAATTTCGTTCATCGTAGCGATTACGACTGGTTGAATATTCAACTGGTTGACCATTATTTAACCATACGATTTGCTCAAGCTCTAAAATTGGGTCATTTTTTTTAGCTTTAAGATATTTTTGATCCCAATCGTCTGCTTTAACAGCCTTGATTTTACGATATGCAATGCCAAACTTAAGTTTCAAGTCTTGATGAAGATAATTGTAAATAGAATTGTGTAAGATATCTTCAGTTA of the Lactobacillus gasseri ATCC 33323 = JCM 1131 genome contains:
- a CDS encoding GntR family transcriptional regulator encodes the protein MKKYELVADKIKDYITEKQLHHGDKLPTITDLMKKYQVGKSTILQAITLLTQRGIVYKVQGSGVFVRPTGQDGYMSLTDNAGFAHVLKKPTTEVIEFSEKKAPKPISEHLHSNEECYFIKRLRKQDGKPFVLEESYYRKSIIPFMSKEIAEGSIFDYIREGLKKEIRFSDKYMRVRKLTADEAKYLELKEGDPCLEVYDTFYLANGTAFDSSKLVYNYKNSKFYDQSSDDII
- the celB gene encoding PTS cellobiose transporter subunit IIC, with protein sequence MSDTAQPSFKDKMMKILGKFSGSRFVRAIMGAGYSIIAFSIIGSMFLVLTVLTQVITAKGFVDFYNNTFGRFNNIYTVIYNATMGIIAIYFAGSFAYNYADIYRKEENLLLDPLNAVFLTLMGLFITVPQLVWKGGNTVFVNILKKDNVIAGGYGVSGSGLTRIGATGIFTGLIVAWLTVQIYRFCIKHNWRIKMPASVPSGVANSFTALIPGFVIAIVIALIDVILIVLGTDIFQLLFIPFSFVSNIANTWWGVLIIFFLIHFLWWFGIHGATIISSFYQAIVLSNMAANASGAHYVFAGEFANAFVIMGGSGATLGMALWMAFASRSKQLRELGKLEAVPAVFNINEPLLFGLPIVYNVRLFVPFLLAPMTCSMVAYAAIATHLVPKIIVQQPWPIPVGIGGMMATASWQGAVLALVNAIVAFLIWYPFIKHYDNELLKKEQAGAEKA
- a CDS encoding glycoside hydrolase family 1 protein, whose translation is MTKTYSMPKNFYWGGASAANQYEGGYNEGGKGLNAIDVLTNGSATEPRKVTWKTNDGKTGVTPMTWGKEFKLPDGAKPALLDNYYYPSHEGTDFYHHYQEDIKYMAEMGFNMFRLSLNWSRILPNGDDQEPNKEGLAFYDKVFDECAKYGIEPLVTLSHYETPLSLINRFGGWKDRKMIDIFVHYADIVMNHYKGKVKYWLTFNEINAMDMAPYMGGGLIDGSKQNRAQGAHNQFVASSKVVKLAHEIDKNNQVGQMLAYSAYYPYTSDPADQLLVMKAKQEMLFYSDVQTGGRYPEYRLKEYERDGIKLDDRPEDYELIEKYPVDFLSFSCYTSNVLTTHEADAKANGNMSAGGVKNPYLDYNAWGWATDPDVLRIALNDLWDRYHKPLFIVENGLGWGDELTKDHKVHDDYRINYLRAQIKSMEEAVNEDGIPLMGYTMWSAIDLVSNGTGEMKKRYGFVYVDRDDKGNGSLKRYPKDSFNWYKKVIASHGKDLD